The Stenotrophomonas maltophilia genome includes a region encoding these proteins:
- a CDS encoding sulfate/molybdate ABC transporter ATP-binding protein — protein MWLDLQVQRRLQAAGQDFVLDVSLQCTQRQVVLFGPSGAGKSLTLKAVAGLLRPGQGHVRLQGQTLFDAATAVDLPPQRRRLGYVFQDYALFPHLSVRQNVAFGLQKGWLNPRVGQRFDAVEQWLHAFRIDTVGDLLPSQVSGGQRQRTALARALVTQPQALLLDEPFSALDHDLRQHLRQELETVLDRTGIPLLLISHDPQDVAMFGQQVARVVDGRIVGG, from the coding sequence ATGTGGCTTGACCTGCAGGTGCAGCGCCGCCTGCAGGCGGCCGGCCAGGATTTCGTGTTGGACGTATCGCTGCAGTGCACGCAGCGCCAGGTGGTGCTGTTCGGGCCTTCAGGCGCCGGCAAGAGCCTGACCCTGAAGGCGGTGGCCGGGCTGCTGCGGCCGGGCCAGGGCCATGTGCGCCTGCAGGGGCAGACCCTGTTCGACGCGGCCACCGCTGTGGATCTGCCGCCGCAGCGCCGCCGGCTGGGCTACGTGTTCCAGGATTACGCGTTGTTCCCGCACCTGAGCGTGCGCCAGAACGTGGCGTTCGGGCTGCAGAAGGGTTGGCTGAATCCGCGGGTCGGCCAGCGGTTTGATGCGGTGGAGCAGTGGCTGCACGCATTCCGCATCGACACGGTGGGCGACCTGCTGCCGTCGCAGGTCTCCGGTGGCCAGCGCCAGCGCACTGCATTGGCGCGCGCCCTGGTGACGCAGCCGCAGGCGCTGCTGCTGGATGAGCCGTTCTCCGCACTGGACCATGACCTGCGCCAGCATCTGCGTCAGGAGCTGGAAACGGTGCTGGACCGGACCGGCATCCCGTTGCTGTTGATCAGCCACGATCCACAGGACGTGGCCATGTTCGGTCAGCAGGTGGCGCGCGTGGTGGATGGTCGCATCGTCGGCGGTTGA
- a CDS encoding peptidylprolyl isomerase has protein sequence MGSLPKFLPITVIDSAAPVPAEAHSHHHDAAAQGARSLGQPAPCRLFVDETAISEADIAREMQHHRAMRPEQSRAEAARALVVRELLRLEAQRLGLQAPEGNRVSDEEVLIQQLLEDAIEDRVPTDEDCRRYFVQNPERFRSPDRVRLRHILLAAPADDVAGRFAARTEGERLVGLLKESPHLFADFALRHSRCPSSSEGGDLGWLQRGQTTPEFDRQVFRLREGLAGFPVESRWGYHVVCVDAREEGQPQPFDAVLPQLRDYLELQVRQREVQAYLLQLQERYPVRGLDAIEAEADIG, from the coding sequence ATGGGCAGCCTGCCGAAGTTCCTGCCGATCACCGTGATCGACTCCGCCGCGCCGGTTCCTGCCGAGGCGCATTCGCATCACCATGACGCGGCAGCGCAGGGGGCGCGCTCGCTCGGGCAGCCGGCGCCGTGCCGGCTGTTCGTGGACGAGACCGCGATCAGCGAGGCCGACATCGCCCGCGAGATGCAGCACCATCGGGCGATGCGCCCGGAACAGTCACGTGCCGAAGCGGCACGTGCACTGGTGGTGCGCGAGCTGCTGCGCCTGGAAGCGCAGCGGCTGGGCCTGCAGGCACCGGAGGGCAACCGGGTAAGCGATGAGGAAGTGCTGATCCAGCAACTGCTGGAAGACGCGATCGAAGACCGCGTGCCGACCGATGAAGACTGCCGGCGCTACTTCGTGCAGAACCCGGAGCGCTTCCGCTCTCCCGACCGTGTGCGCCTGCGCCATATCCTGCTGGCCGCGCCGGCCGACGACGTGGCTGGGCGCTTCGCCGCACGTACCGAGGGCGAGCGGCTGGTCGGGCTGCTGAAAGAGTCGCCGCACCTGTTCGCCGATTTCGCCCTGCGCCATTCGCGTTGCCCATCCAGCAGCGAGGGCGGCGACCTGGGCTGGCTGCAGCGTGGGCAGACCACGCCGGAGTTCGACCGCCAGGTGTTCCGCCTGCGCGAGGGCCTGGCCGGTTTCCCGGTGGAATCGCGCTGGGGCTACCACGTGGTCTGCGTCGATGCACGCGAGGAAGGCCAGCCGCAGCCGTTCGATGCCGTGTTGCCGCAGCTGCGCGACTACCTGGAACTGCAGGTGCGCCAGCGCGAGGTGCAGGCCTACCTGCTGCAGCTGCAGGAACGCTACCCGGTGCGCGGGCTGGATGCGATCGAAGCCGAAGCGGATATCGGCTGA
- the modA gene encoding molybdate ABC transporter substrate-binding protein — MKRAGLLLLGLLATVPAWAAELTVSAASSLTESFRELGAAYERAHPGTKVDFNFAASGVLLQQISRGAPVDVFASADETTMDQAQQQDLLAAGTREVFAVNALWVVVPPQARAAPRTLKDLAGAGVQRVALGNPDSVPVGRYATGALEAAGLWPSVQGRIITTQNVRQSLDYVARGEVDAGFVYATDAQAMPDRVRRAFAVPVAGRIAYPLAVTRASAQPAEARRFTAFVRSAQGQAILAKHGFGKP; from the coding sequence ATGAAGCGAGCTGGACTGTTGTTGCTGGGACTGCTGGCTACGGTACCGGCCTGGGCGGCCGAGCTGACGGTGTCGGCGGCTTCGAGCCTGACCGAGAGCTTCCGCGAGCTGGGCGCGGCGTATGAGAGGGCGCACCCGGGAACCAAGGTCGATTTCAACTTCGCCGCATCCGGCGTGCTGCTGCAGCAGATCAGCCGTGGCGCACCGGTGGATGTGTTCGCGTCGGCCGATGAAACCACGATGGACCAGGCCCAGCAGCAGGACCTGCTGGCGGCCGGTACCCGCGAGGTGTTCGCGGTGAACGCGCTGTGGGTGGTGGTGCCACCGCAGGCCAGGGCCGCGCCGCGCACCTTGAAGGACCTGGCTGGTGCCGGTGTGCAGCGCGTTGCGCTGGGCAACCCGGACAGCGTGCCGGTCGGCCGCTATGCCACGGGCGCGCTGGAAGCGGCGGGCCTGTGGCCGTCGGTGCAGGGCAGGATCATCACGACGCAGAACGTGCGCCAGTCGCTGGATTACGTGGCGCGCGGTGAAGTGGATGCCGGCTTCGTCTATGCCACCGATGCACAGGCGATGCCCGACCGGGTGCGCCGCGCCTTCGCGGTTCCGGTGGCGGGGCGCATAGCCTATCCGCTGGCGGTGACCAGGGCCAGCGCGCAGCCGGCCGAAGCCAGGCGCTTCACCGCCTTCGTGCGTTCGGCGCAGGGCCAGGCGATCCTGGCCAAGCACGGGTTCGGCAAGCCCTGA
- a CDS encoding helix-turn-helix domain-containing protein: protein MSSIPPSQGRLGRATPNPAAADDGDALHFCSTCAFSDACMSQGYDKTALGDLHVLVDHVGPFHAGDYIFRAGESFDSIAAVRAGMVKTFVDDSQGNEQVLGFSLPGEVIGLNAIHGSRFPCNAVALDTVHLCRISFPKLSLLATRMPGLQAKLFSLLSAEIGKVATLAANHRTEERMAAFLLDMSERYARRGFSATRFNLTMARTEIANYLRMAPETASRVLRRLSDDGIIAVKQREILLLQPERLAALAVADESDPN from the coding sequence ATGTCTTCAATTCCGCCTTCGCAGGGCCGTCTCGGCCGGGCCACACCCAACCCCGCCGCCGCCGATGATGGCGACGCACTGCACTTCTGCAGCACCTGCGCGTTCTCCGACGCATGCATGTCGCAGGGTTACGACAAGACCGCACTGGGCGACCTGCACGTGCTGGTCGACCATGTCGGTCCGTTCCATGCAGGTGACTACATCTTCCGCGCCGGCGAATCGTTCGATTCGATTGCTGCGGTGCGCGCGGGCATGGTCAAGACCTTCGTCGATGACAGCCAGGGCAACGAGCAGGTGCTGGGCTTCAGCCTGCCGGGCGAAGTGATCGGCCTCAACGCGATCCACGGTTCGCGCTTCCCCTGCAATGCGGTGGCGCTGGACACCGTGCACCTGTGCCGCATCTCGTTCCCCAAGCTCAGCCTGTTGGCGACCCGCATGCCGGGGCTGCAGGCCAAGCTGTTCAGCCTGCTCAGTGCGGAGATCGGCAAGGTCGCGACCCTGGCCGCCAACCACCGTACCGAAGAACGCATGGCCGCGTTCCTGCTGGACATGTCCGAGCGCTACGCGCGGCGCGGTTTCTCCGCCACGCGCTTCAACCTGACGATGGCGCGTACCGAGATCGCCAATTACCTGCGGATGGCGCCGGAAACCGCCAGCCGCGTGCTGCGCCGCCTGAGCGATGATGGGATCATTGCGGTGAAGCAGCGCGAGATCCTGTTGCTGCAGCCCGAGCGCTTGGCAGCGCTGGCGGTGGCCGACGAATCCGATCCGAACTGA
- the modB gene encoding molybdate ABC transporter permease subunit, whose protein sequence is MDLDWSALGLSLKVAGWATAINLVLGVALGALLARRRFPGRELLDSLLTLPMVLPPTVLGYYLLVLIGRNGPIGAWLQSWFGINLVFTWQAAVIAAAVASLPLVFKPARAAFEEVDGQLEQAARTLGVSEAAVFFRVTLPLAWRGILAGLLLAFARAMGEFGATLMVAGSIPGRTQTLSIAIYEAVQAGQDGKANALVILTSVVCIVILLLAARLVGGRRRELRDVA, encoded by the coding sequence ATGGATCTGGACTGGAGCGCACTGGGGTTGTCGCTGAAGGTGGCCGGCTGGGCCACCGCGATCAATCTGGTGCTGGGCGTGGCACTGGGCGCGCTGCTGGCGCGGCGGCGCTTTCCCGGCCGCGAGCTGCTGGATTCGCTGCTGACCCTGCCGATGGTGCTGCCACCGACGGTACTGGGCTATTACCTGCTGGTGCTGATCGGCCGCAACGGCCCGATCGGCGCGTGGCTGCAGTCGTGGTTCGGCATCAACCTGGTGTTCACCTGGCAGGCCGCGGTGATCGCCGCGGCGGTGGCTTCGCTGCCGCTGGTGTTCAAGCCGGCACGCGCGGCGTTCGAAGAAGTGGACGGGCAGCTGGAGCAGGCCGCGCGCACGCTTGGAGTTTCCGAAGCAGCGGTGTTCTTCCGCGTCACGCTGCCGCTGGCGTGGCGCGGCATTCTTGCCGGCCTGCTGCTGGCCTTCGCACGCGCGATGGGTGAGTTTGGCGCGACATTGATGGTGGCCGGCAGCATTCCGGGACGCACGCAGACGCTGTCGATCGCCATCTACGAGGCGGTGCAGGCCGGCCAGGATGGCAAGGCCAATGCGCTGGTGATCCTGACTTCGGTGGTGTGCATCGTGATCCTGTTGCTGGCAGCGCGGCTGGTGGGCGGACGTCGCCGGGAGCTGCGTGATGTGGCTTGA
- a CDS encoding MFS transporter — translation MNQALAPASAGQQQRALWLTTFAFTVCFAVWMIFSIIGIQISQQLGLNDTQFGLLIATPVLTGSVSRVFLGIWSDQFGGRKVMVLVMLCGAVATWMLTYAQTYTQFLIAALCVGIAGGNFSVGVAYVSKWFPASKQGTALGIFGAGNIGSAVTKLLAPLVMVAAGWTMVAKVWAVALAVTAVLFFLFSKEDPSLEQRRREGVKPVPFAEQMAPLKNLQVWRFSLYYFFVFGGFVALALWLPHYLVGAYGMDVGHAGMLAACYSIPASLFRVVGGWMSDRMGARRVMYWTFGVSAICTFLLAYPDTEYVVKGIHGPIHFHLAIGVVMFTVLVFVLGFFMSLGKAAVYKHIPVYYPKHVGAVGGVVGMIGGLGGFILPIVFGALNDAVGIWSSCFMLLFVLVAAALAWMHFAIRRMERRHFPQIDRETDLPEAIDAAAGERLRGG, via the coding sequence ATGAACCAGGCCCTTGCCCCCGCCAGTGCCGGTCAGCAGCAACGTGCGCTGTGGCTGACTACGTTCGCCTTCACCGTGTGCTTTGCGGTGTGGATGATCTTTTCGATCATCGGCATCCAGATCAGTCAACAGCTCGGCTTGAATGACACCCAGTTCGGCCTGTTGATCGCCACGCCGGTGCTGACCGGTTCGGTCAGCCGGGTCTTCCTCGGCATCTGGTCCGACCAGTTCGGTGGCCGCAAGGTGATGGTGCTGGTGATGCTGTGTGGCGCAGTGGCCACCTGGATGCTGACCTACGCGCAGACCTACACCCAGTTCCTGATTGCCGCGCTGTGCGTGGGCATCGCCGGCGGCAACTTCTCGGTGGGCGTGGCCTACGTCTCCAAGTGGTTCCCGGCCAGCAAGCAGGGCACCGCGCTGGGCATCTTCGGTGCCGGCAACATCGGCTCGGCGGTGACCAAGCTGCTGGCGCCGCTGGTGATGGTGGCAGCCGGCTGGACCATGGTCGCCAAGGTCTGGGCCGTTGCGCTGGCTGTCACTGCGGTGCTGTTCTTCCTCTTCAGCAAGGAAGACCCGTCGCTGGAGCAGCGCCGCCGCGAGGGCGTGAAGCCGGTGCCGTTCGCCGAGCAGATGGCACCGCTGAAGAACCTGCAGGTCTGGCGGTTCTCGCTGTACTACTTCTTCGTGTTCGGCGGCTTCGTGGCGCTGGCGCTGTGGCTGCCGCACTACCTGGTGGGCGCCTATGGCATGGACGTGGGCCATGCCGGCATGCTGGCGGCGTGCTATTCGATCCCGGCCAGCCTGTTCCGCGTGGTTGGTGGCTGGATGTCGGACCGGATGGGCGCGCGCCGGGTGATGTACTGGACCTTCGGCGTGTCGGCCATCTGCACCTTCCTGCTGGCCTACCCGGATACCGAGTATGTGGTGAAGGGCATCCATGGCCCGATCCACTTCCATCTGGCCATCGGCGTGGTGATGTTCACCGTGCTGGTGTTCGTGCTGGGCTTCTTCATGTCGCTGGGCAAGGCCGCGGTCTACAAGCACATCCCGGTGTACTACCCCAAGCACGTGGGTGCCGTGGGCGGCGTGGTCGGCATGATCGGTGGTCTGGGTGGCTTCATCCTGCCGATCGTGTTCGGTGCATTGAACGATGCGGTGGGCATCTGGAGCAGCTGCTTCATGCTGCTGTTCGTGCTGGTGGCCGCTGCGCTGGCATGGATGCACTTCGCGATCCGTCGCATGGAACGCCGCCACTTCCCGCAGATCGACCGCGAAACCGATCTGCCCGAAGCCATCGATGCGGCCGCCGGCGAGCGGTTGCGCGGCGGGTGA
- a CDS encoding oxygen-independent coproporphyrinogen III oxidase, producing MSFHVDESEDTALQAALLRQPRHVLFPPADQFSTGFGESGWRAAMRASNEHLIPRGLTLGFQAGRGGRDVPPQAYLDTLLLALRLQADVLAEDREVVAMVLQLGLAETLPPPQLGQLLDAVPQHLRTVARPQVEVRLDAGSALAPAQLRAVGCTRLNVIDRADAPGPTLLAQARQVGFTARYYQLRVPGSEDAGFIERLHEVLAEAPERILLPAPCALPEYPSAVHWLQAWRLLRAAGYEPIGGDHYQRGDLPNPHGPGDGQRHCDLASVPRRDRSDFIGLGLSACSQIGEVFYRLEDELGEWRARLQAGHMGVSAGLILSEDERLVAEVAQSIACDHALDAAAFEWRNDEPFEECFAEQLPALSPLLARGWAQWDARVLRLAEEGRLLWRMMAACFRPAAAIA from the coding sequence ATGAGCTTCCACGTTGACGAGAGCGAGGACACTGCGCTGCAGGCTGCATTGCTGCGGCAACCGCGGCACGTGCTGTTTCCGCCGGCTGACCAGTTCAGTACTGGTTTTGGCGAAAGCGGCTGGCGCGCTGCCATGCGCGCCAGCAATGAGCACCTGATCCCACGCGGCTTGACGCTCGGCTTCCAGGCCGGTCGTGGCGGGCGCGATGTGCCGCCGCAGGCCTATCTGGACACCTTGCTGCTGGCGCTGCGGCTGCAGGCCGACGTGCTGGCCGAGGACCGTGAAGTGGTGGCGATGGTACTGCAGCTGGGGCTGGCCGAGACGTTGCCGCCGCCGCAGCTCGGCCAGCTGCTGGATGCGGTGCCGCAGCACCTGCGCACCGTGGCGCGGCCCCAGGTGGAGGTGCGGCTGGACGCAGGCAGCGCGCTGGCGCCGGCGCAGCTGCGTGCGGTGGGCTGCACCCGTTTGAACGTGATCGATCGCGCCGATGCACCGGGGCCGACCCTGCTGGCACAGGCGCGACAGGTGGGCTTCACCGCGCGCTACTACCAGTTGCGGGTACCCGGCAGCGAGGACGCTGGCTTCATTGAACGGCTGCACGAGGTGCTGGCCGAGGCACCGGAGCGCATCCTGCTGCCGGCGCCGTGTGCGCTGCCAGAATACCCCTCGGCCGTCCATTGGCTGCAGGCCTGGCGCCTGCTGCGCGCTGCGGGTTACGAACCGATTGGTGGCGATCACTATCAGCGCGGCGATCTGCCGAACCCGCACGGTCCGGGCGATGGCCAGCGCCATTGCGATCTTGCCAGCGTGCCACGCCGCGACCGCAGTGATTTCATCGGGCTTGGCCTGTCTGCCTGCAGCCAGATCGGCGAGGTGTTCTACCGGCTGGAGGACGAACTGGGCGAATGGCGTGCGCGGCTGCAGGCGGGTCACATGGGAGTCTCCGCCGGGCTGATCCTGTCCGAGGACGAGCGGTTGGTGGCCGAAGTGGCGCAGAGCATCGCCTGTGACCACGCCCTCGATGCGGCTGCCTTCGAGTGGCGCAACGATGAACCGTTCGAGGAATGTTTCGCCGAACAGCTGCCCGCGTTGTCGCCGCTGCTGGCACGCGGCTGGGCGCAGTGGGATGCGCGCGTGCTGCGCCTGGCCGAAGAAGGGCGCCTGCTGTGGCGTATGATGGCCGCATGCTTCCGGCCGGCGGCCGCCATCGCTTGA
- the narI gene encoding respiratory nitrate reductase subunit gamma, producing the protein MSYSLHQFAFQYYPYIAVAVLLIGSWARYDKAMYTWRTGSSQMLSDKGMRIGSNCFHIGILAILGGHLVGLLTPHAVYEHFITSSQKQMLAMVVGGVFGALCFIGISILLVRRLFNARVRATGSFGDTLVLVLLFAQLCLGLYSIRISSGHLDGGVMVQLAEWAQHIVTFRAGAADYIEGVSWVYKMHIFLGLTLFLIAPFTRLVHVWSIPISYLWRPYQVVRRRQATLRYGPRE; encoded by the coding sequence ATGAGTTACTCCCTGCATCAATTCGCCTTCCAGTACTACCCGTACATCGCCGTGGCCGTGCTGCTGATCGGCAGCTGGGCCCGCTATGACAAGGCCATGTACACCTGGCGCACCGGCTCCAGCCAGATGCTGTCGGACAAGGGCATGCGGATCGGCAGCAACTGCTTCCACATCGGCATCCTGGCCATCCTCGGTGGCCACCTTGTCGGTCTGCTGACCCCGCACGCAGTGTACGAGCACTTCATCACCTCCTCGCAGAAGCAGATGCTGGCGATGGTGGTCGGTGGTGTGTTCGGCGCACTGTGCTTCATCGGCATCAGCATCCTGCTGGTACGCCGCCTGTTCAACGCGCGCGTGCGGGCCACCGGCAGCTTCGGTGACACCCTGGTGCTGGTGTTGCTGTTCGCCCAGCTGTGCCTGGGCCTGTACAGCATCCGCATCTCGTCCGGCCACCTGGACGGCGGGGTGATGGTGCAGCTGGCCGAGTGGGCGCAGCACATCGTGACCTTCCGTGCCGGTGCCGCCGACTACATCGAGGGCGTCAGCTGGGTCTACAAGATGCATATCTTCCTGGGCCTGACCCTGTTCCTGATCGCGCCGTTCACCCGCCTGGTGCACGTGTGGAGCATTCCGATCAGCTACCTGTGGAGGCCGTACCAGGTGGTGCGCCGCCGCCAGGCCACGCTGCGCTACGGGCCGCGGGAGTAA